A portion of the Vreelandella subglaciescola genome contains these proteins:
- the clpX gene encoding ATP-dependent Clp protease ATP-binding subunit ClpX: MSDGKGKDEEGKLLYCSFCGKNQNEVRKLIAGPSVYICDECVDLCNDIIREEVLEADAESDEERLPKPREIRYTLDDYVIGQDRAKMVLSVAVYNHYKRLKSGVAEDDVELGKSNILLIGPTGSGKTLLAETMARLLNVPFTIADATTLTEAGYVGEDVENIIQKLLQKCDYDVEKAERGIVYIDEIDKISRKSDNPSITRDVSGEGVQQALLKLIEGTTASIPPQGGRKHPQQEFVQVNTANMLFIVGGAFSGLDKVISDRTEKGGIGFNASVQSKDTARGVGEVLADVEPDDLVKFGLIPEFVGRLPVIATLTELTEDALVQILTEPKNSLVKQYVKLFEMEDVTLEFREDALRAVAINAMERKTGARGLRSILESVLLDTMYEIPSLEGVSKVVIDASVIAKESEPLLIYAQQEQAQSDGTDG; the protein is encoded by the coding sequence ATGTCCGACGGCAAAGGCAAAGACGAAGAAGGTAAACTGCTTTACTGCTCGTTTTGTGGCAAAAACCAGAACGAAGTACGTAAGCTGATTGCCGGTCCGTCCGTGTATATCTGCGATGAGTGTGTCGACCTGTGTAACGACATCATTCGCGAGGAAGTTCTCGAAGCCGATGCCGAGAGTGATGAAGAGCGTCTGCCGAAACCTCGCGAAATTCGTTATACCCTGGATGATTACGTCATCGGGCAGGATCGCGCCAAAATGGTGCTGTCAGTGGCGGTGTATAACCACTACAAGCGGCTCAAGTCCGGCGTGGCTGAAGATGACGTTGAGCTGGGTAAGTCAAACATCCTGCTGATTGGCCCGACGGGCAGCGGTAAAACGCTGTTGGCCGAAACCATGGCACGACTGTTGAACGTACCCTTTACCATCGCGGATGCAACCACGCTGACGGAAGCCGGCTACGTGGGTGAAGACGTCGAAAACATCATCCAGAAGCTGCTGCAAAAATGTGACTACGACGTCGAAAAGGCAGAGCGCGGGATTGTTTACATTGACGAAATCGACAAGATTTCACGCAAGTCCGACAATCCTTCGATTACCCGCGACGTATCCGGTGAGGGGGTTCAGCAGGCGCTACTCAAGCTGATCGAAGGCACTACCGCATCGATACCGCCTCAAGGCGGTCGCAAGCACCCGCAGCAAGAGTTTGTGCAGGTTAATACGGCCAACATGCTGTTTATCGTGGGTGGCGCATTTTCCGGTCTGGACAAGGTCATCAGCGATCGCACTGAAAAGGGCGGTATCGGCTTTAACGCCAGCGTCCAAAGCAAGGATACCGCGCGTGGCGTGGGCGAAGTGCTGGCCGACGTGGAACCCGATGATCTGGTCAAATTTGGCCTTATCCCCGAGTTTGTCGGTCGTCTGCCGGTCATTGCTACGCTGACCGAGCTGACCGAAGACGCGCTGGTGCAGATTCTGACCGAGCCCAAGAACTCGCTGGTCAAGCAGTATGTCAAGCTGTTTGAGATGGAAGACGTGACGCTGGAGTTTCGCGAAGACGCTCTGCGTGCCGTTGCCATCAATGCCATGGAACGCAAGACCGGGGCTCGCGGGCTGCGCTCTATTCTTGAGTCCGTGCTGCTGGACACCATGTACGAGATCCCCTCGCTTGAAGGGGTCAGCAAAGTGGTGATCGATGCCTCGGTGATTGCCAAGGAGAGCGAGCCATTGCTCATCTACGCGCAGCAAGAGCAGGCGCAAAGTGACGGCACCGACGGCTAG
- the clpP gene encoding ATP-dependent Clp endopeptidase proteolytic subunit ClpP, producing MSELDIQNAGGLVPMVVEQSAKGERSYDIYSRLLKERVIFLVGPVEDYSANLIVAQLLFLESENPDKDIHLYINSPGGSVTAGMSIYDTMQFIKPDVSTVCIGQAASMGALLLAGGAAEKRFCLPNSRMMIHQPLGGYQGQASDIEIHTREILGIRERLNHILAHHTGQKIETVSSDTDRDNFMSAEQASEYGLIDAVLDKRPTS from the coding sequence ATGAGTGAGTTGGATATTCAAAACGCCGGCGGTTTAGTGCCCATGGTGGTTGAACAAAGCGCCAAAGGGGAAAGATCCTACGATATTTATTCACGCCTGTTGAAAGAGCGCGTGATTTTTCTGGTGGGGCCGGTAGAAGACTACTCGGCCAACCTGATCGTGGCGCAGCTGCTGTTTCTCGAGTCGGAAAACCCGGATAAAGACATTCATCTTTATATCAATTCGCCGGGCGGCTCGGTGACGGCGGGCATGTCGATTTACGACACCATGCAGTTCATCAAGCCTGATGTATCGACAGTTTGTATCGGGCAGGCGGCAAGCATGGGCGCGCTGCTGCTGGCCGGTGGTGCCGCGGAAAAGCGCTTTTGTCTGCCGAACTCGCGGATGATGATCCACCAGCCGCTGGGCGGTTACCAGGGGCAGGCATCGGATATCGAAATTCATACCCGCGAAATTCTGGGTATCCGCGAACGCCTGAATCATATCCTCGCGCATCATACTGGCCAGAAAATTGAGACAGTATCGAGCGATACCGATCGGGATAATTTCATGAGTGCCGAGCAGGCCAGCGAGTATGGTCTGATCGACGCAGTGCTGGATAAGCGGCCTACATCCTGA
- the tig gene encoding trigger factor produces MQVSVETTSPIERRITIQVPAAEIDEAVSARLKDTAKNVRLNGFRQGRVPMAVVEKRYGPSVRNDVVGEVMRERYVRAITEESLNPAGYPSIDANVNEAGKDLEFVAIMEIYPEVELASIEGTSVERPVVDVTDADVEEMIETLRKQNADWQEVERAASDGDQVKIDFQGYIDDEPFEGGSAEGHELVLGSNSFIPGFEGQLEGAKAGEDKTISVTFPDDYQAEQLAGKEATFKVKVHQISAQVLPEIDAAFIERFGVEGGNETEFRAEVKKNMNREALQAVDNRVKQQVLDALKAANDISVPSALVQQETDGMKRQAAQQFGLGEDFDVSQLPNELFEEQAKGRVQVGLLLAEVIKQNELEASDDEIKAKVEELAGQYQDPQEVVDYYMSNDQLKTQVKSAILEEKAVAQLLEQTQVAEVEMTYQEALAAAQQQAEQGEEENADEQASA; encoded by the coding sequence ATGCAAGTTTCCGTTGAGACAACCTCCCCGATCGAACGCCGCATTACCATTCAGGTGCCGGCCGCTGAAATCGACGAGGCTGTCAGCGCTCGCTTGAAAGACACCGCGAAGAACGTACGCCTGAATGGCTTTCGCCAAGGCCGGGTGCCGATGGCGGTCGTGGAAAAGCGCTACGGCCCGAGCGTTCGCAATGACGTGGTAGGCGAAGTCATGCGCGAGCGCTATGTTCGTGCCATTACCGAGGAATCGCTGAACCCGGCGGGCTATCCGTCGATTGACGCCAACGTCAACGAGGCCGGAAAGGACCTCGAGTTCGTCGCCATCATGGAAATCTACCCCGAGGTGGAGCTGGCCTCCATTGAAGGCACCAGCGTTGAGCGCCCGGTCGTTGATGTGACCGATGCCGACGTTGAAGAAATGATCGAGACGCTGCGCAAGCAAAACGCCGACTGGCAGGAAGTCGAGCGTGCCGCGAGCGACGGCGATCAGGTCAAGATCGACTTTCAAGGCTACATCGATGATGAGCCATTTGAAGGCGGCAGCGCAGAAGGGCACGAGCTGGTATTGGGCTCCAACAGCTTTATTCCCGGGTTTGAAGGCCAGCTTGAAGGCGCCAAAGCCGGTGAAGACAAGACCATCAGCGTCACCTTCCCTGACGACTATCAAGCCGAACAGTTGGCCGGTAAAGAAGCCACCTTCAAGGTCAAGGTGCACCAGATCAGCGCGCAGGTGCTGCCCGAAATCGACGCTGCCTTTATCGAGCGTTTTGGCGTTGAAGGCGGAAATGAAACCGAGTTTCGCGCTGAAGTGAAGAAAAACATGAATCGTGAGGCGCTGCAGGCCGTGGATAACCGCGTCAAGCAGCAGGTGCTCGATGCGCTCAAGGCCGCGAACGATATCTCGGTGCCGAGCGCGCTGGTTCAGCAGGAAACCGACGGCATGAAGCGCCAGGCGGCACAGCAGTTTGGTCTCGGTGAAGACTTTGATGTCAGCCAGCTGCCCAACGAGCTGTTTGAAGAGCAGGCCAAGGGCCGCGTTCAGGTGGGTCTGCTGCTGGCGGAAGTCATCAAGCAAAACGAGCTCGAAGCCAGCGATGATGAGATCAAGGCCAAGGTAGAAGAGCTTGCCGGTCAGTACCAGGATCCGCAGGAAGTCGTTGACTACTACATGAGCAACGATCAGCTGAAAACCCAGGTGAAATCTGCCATTCTGGAAGAGAAAGCAGTTGCTCAGCTGCTCGAGCAAACCCAGGTAGCCGAAGTCGAAATGACCTACCAGGAGGCGCTCGCCGCAGCACAGCAGCAGGCCGAGCAAGGCGAGGAAGAAAACGCGGATGAGCAGGCAAGCGCCTGA
- a CDS encoding EAL domain-containing protein, with protein MNQDLSISRIMQTGMLKCSPQTPLSEAAGRMAERHCSSILVVENDQPVGIWTEHDALAVDFSQAAEVRRPIAERMSHPVATINAHETLGEAALLLKALGYRHLLVVDDDAPVGILSQTDIALNQGLEPYLRLREVHAAMRTAPLILPGETLLAEAADKMHRCGHEAIIVLCGDALGILTERDLVRFIARHPGNTAIAGLASQPLLTIDENAPLLQARDLLLNHRIRHLAVLDAEGHTSGLLGFRDMLVGAEQFYLKDLREALEQRDAALVRSRQHLQLAEKVIDSSLEGIIITDPDIRIEFVNPAFTHLTGYTLEDVAGRNPGVLSSGRQDAAFYQKMWHTLNQTGFWRGEVWNRKKSGELYLELLTITAINDDQGNIQHYAGLFTDITHMRENEQQIRHLAYYDALTRLPNRRLLDDRITLAIRHAHRSKSPLAVIFIDLDHFKQVNDTLGHALGDELLLQVSERMGQKLREDDTLARLGGDEFIALLPDINDFAEATRIAQRLIDTVSAPFCIAQHTFRIGCSLGISLYPDDGTTPEALIQSADAAMYRAKNEGRNTYRLHRSEMDVQARHHLSLETELRDMLERGDGLVMHYQPLFSRDSGQLKSAEALVRWQHPVRGLIPPGEFIPLAERSGLILPLGEQILDRVISDITRWQNEGQAPVPVAINLSAAQFWQAGFADDIADRFSAAGIPPELIIFELTESMLLNKHDQGMAILTALNERGFRIALDDFGTGYSSLNYLQNIPAHSLKIDRSFIVALDNNTRGSRAIIAAIASLARELGLIVVAEGVETQKQWDQLGEYAIDLIQGFYTARPMTADAFTTLLNTQHSAAIPQTDS; from the coding sequence ATGAATCAAGATCTTTCCATTTCACGCATCATGCAGACGGGAATGCTCAAATGCTCGCCCCAAACGCCGCTTAGCGAGGCCGCAGGGCGCATGGCCGAACGTCACTGCAGCTCCATTCTCGTGGTCGAAAACGATCAGCCCGTGGGCATCTGGACCGAGCATGATGCACTGGCCGTGGACTTTAGCCAAGCGGCTGAAGTGCGCCGCCCCATCGCTGAGCGCATGAGCCATCCGGTTGCCACCATCAACGCTCATGAAACGCTGGGTGAAGCGGCACTGCTACTGAAAGCGCTGGGCTATCGCCACCTGCTGGTCGTCGATGACGATGCCCCTGTGGGTATTCTATCGCAAACCGACATTGCACTGAACCAGGGGCTCGAGCCTTATTTACGGCTGCGCGAAGTGCATGCGGCAATGCGTACGGCGCCGCTGATACTACCAGGCGAAACGCTGCTGGCCGAAGCGGCCGACAAAATGCACCGCTGCGGGCACGAAGCCATTATCGTGCTGTGTGGCGATGCACTCGGCATTCTGACCGAGCGCGACCTTGTGCGCTTTATCGCCCGTCATCCGGGCAACACCGCGATTGCCGGGCTTGCCAGCCAGCCGCTGTTAACCATTGATGAAAACGCGCCGCTGCTACAAGCGCGCGACCTGCTGCTTAATCATCGTATTCGTCATCTGGCGGTGCTTGACGCAGAGGGCCATACCAGCGGATTACTGGGCTTTCGCGACATGCTGGTCGGCGCCGAGCAATTTTATCTGAAAGATCTTCGCGAGGCGCTCGAGCAACGCGATGCGGCACTCGTCCGCTCGCGCCAGCACCTGCAGCTGGCCGAAAAGGTGATCGATTCGTCGCTTGAAGGCATCATTATTACCGACCCTGACATACGCATCGAGTTTGTTAACCCGGCGTTTACCCACCTCACCGGCTATACCCTTGAAGACGTGGCCGGCCGCAATCCCGGCGTGCTGTCGTCGGGGCGTCAGGACGCGGCCTTTTATCAAAAAATGTGGCACACGCTTAACCAGACCGGCTTTTGGCGCGGCGAGGTATGGAATCGCAAAAAATCCGGCGAGCTGTATCTGGAACTGCTGACCATTACGGCAATTAACGACGATCAGGGCAACATCCAGCATTACGCCGGGCTATTTACCGATATCACCCATATGCGTGAAAACGAGCAGCAAATTCGCCATCTGGCCTACTATGATGCGCTAACACGCTTACCCAATCGGCGGCTGCTGGACGACCGCATCACGCTGGCCATTCGCCATGCACACCGCTCAAAAAGCCCGTTGGCCGTTATTTTTATCGACCTGGACCACTTCAAACAGGTCAACGATACGCTCGGTCACGCCCTTGGCGACGAGCTGCTGCTGCAGGTCTCGGAGCGCATGGGTCAGAAGCTGCGCGAAGACGATACGCTGGCACGCCTCGGAGGCGATGAGTTTATTGCCCTGCTGCCCGATATCAATGACTTTGCCGAAGCCACGCGTATTGCTCAGCGGCTGATTGATACGGTCAGCGCGCCCTTTTGTATCGCACAGCACACCTTTCGCATTGGCTGCAGCCTGGGTATCAGCCTCTACCCGGACGATGGCACCACGCCTGAAGCCTTGATCCAGAGCGCTGATGCGGCGATGTACCGGGCCAAAAACGAAGGCCGCAACACCTATCGCCTGCACCGTTCGGAAATGGACGTGCAGGCGCGCCATCACCTGAGCCTGGAAACCGAACTGCGCGACATGCTGGAACGCGGTGACGGCCTGGTAATGCACTATCAACCGCTGTTCAGCCGTGACAGCGGCCAGCTGAAAAGCGCCGAAGCACTGGTACGCTGGCAACACCCGGTACGCGGGCTGATACCGCCGGGGGAATTTATTCCTCTGGCCGAACGCTCGGGGCTGATTTTGCCGCTGGGTGAGCAAATACTCGACCGGGTGATCAGCGACATCACCCGGTGGCAAAATGAGGGGCAGGCGCCGGTTCCCGTGGCGATCAACCTGTCGGCCGCGCAATTCTGGCAGGCCGGCTTTGCCGACGATATCGCTGACCGGTTCTCGGCTGCGGGTATCCCGCCCGAACTGATTATTTTTGAGCTGACCGAAAGCATGCTGCTGAACAAGCACGACCAGGGCATGGCAATCTTGACGGCCCTTAACGAGCGTGGCTTTCGCATTGCGCTAGATGACTTCGGCACCGGCTATTCATCGCTGAATTATCTGCAGAACATTCCGGCCCACAGTCTCAAAATAGATCGCAGCTTTATCGTTGCACTGGACAATAACACTCGCGGCAGCCGCGCGATTATCGCCGCTATTGCAAGCCTTGCCCGGGAGCTTGGCCTGATCGTTGTCGCGGAAGGCGTGGAAACGCAAAAGCAGTGGGATCAACTGGGCGAGTACGCCATTGACCTGATCCAGGGCTTCTATACCGCACGCCCCATGACGGCTGACGCGTTTACGACGCTGCTGAACACCCAACACAGTGCTGCGATACCGCAAACCGACAGCTGA
- a CDS encoding flavodoxin domain-containing protein → MSQLNIFVGTMYGGALDVAEQVKPLFEDAGYCVEIIEQPTLEMLTADTSALTLFCVSTTGNGDFPGNFVPFARELQEQSPALAALRYGIIALGDSSYDETFCGAGRALDARLEDLGATRLGERLEVDAMETFMADDAAVPWVEEWIESQQLKVA, encoded by the coding sequence GTGTCTCAGTTGAATATTTTTGTCGGTACCATGTACGGCGGCGCGCTGGATGTGGCCGAACAGGTTAAGCCGTTGTTTGAAGACGCGGGTTACTGCGTCGAGATTATCGAGCAGCCCACGCTTGAGATGCTGACCGCCGATACGTCAGCGCTCACGCTGTTTTGCGTTTCCACGACCGGGAATGGGGATTTCCCGGGCAATTTTGTGCCCTTCGCCCGCGAGCTTCAGGAGCAAAGCCCGGCACTGGCTGCGCTGCGTTACGGCATTATTGCGTTGGGCGACAGCTCTTACGACGAGACATTTTGCGGTGCGGGGCGCGCGCTGGACGCCCGGCTTGAAGACCTGGGAGCAACGCGGCTGGGCGAGCGCCTTGAGGTTGACGCCATGGAAACGTTCATGGCCGACGACGCCGCGGTGCCGTGGGTAGAAGAGTGGATCGAATCACAGCAGCTGAAGGTTGCCTGA
- a CDS encoding DUF2788 domain-containing protein, which produces MHPTLQQTFEAWVTPIMIGGLIIFMCFIIWDLAKKSNAGRFGTFMLFIVLGAGMFGYVFKVVITWMLESGIV; this is translated from the coding sequence ATGCACCCTACTCTGCAACAAACGTTTGAAGCCTGGGTCACCCCGATAATGATCGGCGGACTGATCATTTTCATGTGCTTTATCATCTGGGACCTGGCCAAGAAGTCTAACGCCGGCCGCTTTGGCACGTTCATGCTGTTTATCGTGCTGGGCGCCGGTATGTTTGGCTACGTTTTCAAGGTGGTCATTACCTGGATGCTGGAAAGCGGCATCGTTTAA
- a CDS encoding integration host factor subunit alpha, whose product MGALTKAELAEHLHAELLLSKREAKSVVETFFEEIRACLRENEQVKLSGFGNFDLRDKRERPGRNPKTGEEIPISARRVVTFRPGQKLKQQVESSTDKQHGR is encoded by the coding sequence ATGGGTGCGTTGACCAAAGCAGAGCTGGCGGAGCATTTGCATGCCGAGCTTTTATTGTCCAAGCGGGAAGCAAAATCGGTTGTCGAAACCTTTTTTGAAGAAATCCGAGCCTGTCTGCGCGAAAACGAGCAGGTCAAACTATCAGGGTTTGGTAACTTTGATCTGCGCGATAAGCGCGAGAGGCCCGGGCGCAACCCCAAAACCGGCGAAGAAATTCCGATTTCAGCACGTCGGGTCGTGACCTTTCGCCCGGGGCAAAAGCTCAAGCAGCAGGTCGAAAGCAGTACGGACAAACAGCACGGCAGATAG
- the pheT gene encoding phenylalanine--tRNA ligase subunit beta — MKFSEQWLREWVSPQLDTQAMADQITMAGLEVDAIEPVAKAFSGVVVAEVLSKEQHPDADKLNVCTVNDGSPEPVQVVCGAPNVAVGQKVPFAQVGGVLPGDFKIKKAKLRGVESRGMICADSELGLAEEASPGIFVLPASAPTGEDFRRYMGLDDTTIEVDLTPNRGDCLSLKGLAREVGALNRLAVTLPETQPVAVSIDATLPVQIEAAEQCPRYVGRVVEGVDVSAPTPLWMVERLRRSGVRSIDPVVDITNYVMLELGQPLHAFDRDNLEGGIIVRQAHDGERLALLDGQEMTLRPETLLIADHQKPLAIAGIMGGEGSGVSPATRSIFLESAFFSPLAIAGQARSYGLHTDASHRFERGVDPQLTADAIERATALLLDICGGSAGALIDVKSEAHLPTPPRITLRAARLEKILGKALAAHDVGDILTRLGFDVSVTADGWDVGAPSWRFDAAIEEDLIEEVARIHGYNNFPVRRPAARLALRPGNEAGVTQAQLRRQMVARGYQEAITYSFVAPELQATLLPDAVSPTLANPISSDLSVMRASLFPGLVRALDYNLNRQQTRVRLFETGLVFNGHLDNLRQTPMLGALACGSRYPEGWSGNREPVDFYDIKGDLESLFALGSCPEDWRMESAEHPSLHPGQCARILYRGQEAGWLGTLHPEVRARLGLKADAVGFEVSMDALSNGRVPAFVPLSRYPEVRRDLAFTVAQSVPVQSLLDTAAANAGEHLTATRLFDVYAGKGVAEGDKSIALGLTWQHPSRTLNDDEINQLVDSIVEQVQHGFNAVLRG; from the coding sequence ATGAAGTTTTCTGAACAGTGGCTGCGTGAATGGGTGTCTCCGCAGCTGGATACGCAGGCCATGGCCGATCAAATCACCATGGCGGGTCTGGAAGTAGACGCCATCGAACCCGTAGCCAAGGCATTTAGCGGCGTTGTCGTTGCCGAAGTGCTGAGCAAAGAGCAGCACCCTGATGCCGACAAGCTGAATGTCTGCACCGTCAACGACGGCTCGCCAGAGCCGGTGCAGGTCGTATGCGGAGCGCCGAATGTGGCAGTCGGGCAAAAGGTCCCCTTTGCACAAGTGGGTGGCGTGCTGCCCGGCGACTTCAAGATCAAGAAAGCCAAGCTGCGTGGCGTTGAGTCACGTGGCATGATCTGCGCTGACTCCGAACTGGGGTTGGCAGAAGAAGCCTCGCCGGGCATTTTTGTGCTGCCGGCATCGGCTCCCACGGGAGAAGATTTTCGCCGCTACATGGGGCTGGATGACACCACGATTGAGGTGGATTTGACGCCCAACCGCGGTGACTGCCTGAGCCTCAAGGGGCTTGCCCGGGAAGTCGGTGCGCTTAACCGCCTGGCCGTTACCCTGCCGGAAACGCAGCCGGTAGCAGTGAGCATCGACGCGACGCTGCCGGTACAGATTGAAGCGGCGGAGCAATGCCCGCGTTATGTCGGGCGTGTGGTAGAAGGCGTGGACGTGTCGGCGCCGACGCCACTCTGGATGGTCGAACGCCTGCGTCGCAGTGGCGTGCGTTCGATTGATCCCGTGGTGGATATCACCAACTACGTCATGCTGGAACTGGGACAGCCGCTGCACGCCTTCGACCGCGATAACCTGGAAGGCGGCATCATTGTGCGTCAGGCGCATGACGGCGAACGATTGGCGCTGCTGGACGGCCAGGAAATGACGCTGCGTCCGGAAACGCTGCTGATTGCCGATCATCAGAAACCGCTGGCCATTGCGGGCATCATGGGCGGCGAAGGCTCAGGCGTTAGCCCGGCTACCCGCAGCATCTTTCTGGAATCAGCGTTTTTCTCGCCGCTGGCCATTGCCGGACAGGCTCGCTCCTACGGGCTGCATACTGACGCATCACACCGCTTTGAGCGCGGCGTTGATCCGCAGCTGACCGCTGACGCCATTGAGCGCGCAACGGCGTTACTGCTGGACATATGCGGTGGAAGCGCCGGCGCGCTGATAGACGTAAAAAGCGAGGCTCACTTGCCAACGCCGCCGCGTATTACGCTGCGTGCCGCGCGGCTGGAAAAAATTCTGGGCAAGGCGCTGGCGGCGCATGACGTAGGCGATATTCTCACCCGCCTGGGCTTTGACGTTAGCGTAACGGCCGATGGCTGGGACGTGGGCGCGCCCAGCTGGCGATTCGATGCGGCCATTGAAGAAGATTTGATCGAGGAAGTGGCGCGCATTCACGGCTACAACAATTTCCCGGTACGGCGTCCGGCTGCGCGCCTCGCGCTGCGCCCGGGTAATGAGGCCGGCGTGACCCAGGCGCAGCTGCGCCGGCAAATGGTCGCACGCGGGTATCAAGAGGCCATTACCTACAGCTTTGTGGCCCCGGAGCTTCAGGCAACGCTGTTGCCTGACGCTGTGTCACCGACGCTTGCGAACCCCATTTCCAGTGATTTGTCGGTAATGCGTGCCAGCCTGTTCCCGGGGTTGGTACGCGCGTTGGACTACAATCTTAATCGACAGCAGACGCGCGTGCGGTTGTTCGAGACGGGGCTGGTGTTTAACGGCCATCTGGACAATCTGCGCCAGACGCCAATGCTCGGTGCGCTGGCGTGCGGCTCACGTTACCCCGAAGGCTGGAGCGGCAATCGAGAACCGGTCGATTTTTATGACATCAAAGGTGACCTTGAAAGCCTGTTTGCACTGGGCAGCTGCCCCGAAGACTGGCGTATGGAATCGGCAGAGCACCCTTCGCTGCACCCGGGACAGTGCGCACGCATACTGTATCGGGGTCAGGAAGCCGGCTGGCTGGGTACGCTGCACCCTGAGGTGCGCGCCCGGTTGGGGCTCAAGGCCGATGCGGTAGGGTTTGAGGTCAGCATGGACGCCTTGAGTAACGGCCGTGTGCCTGCGTTTGTGCCGCTATCTCGCTATCCCGAGGTACGCCGAGATCTGGCGTTTACCGTTGCCCAGTCCGTGCCGGTGCAGTCGCTGCTGGATACCGCAGCGGCAAATGCTGGTGAGCACCTCACCGCAACACGTCTATTTGACGTTTACGCCGGCAAAGGCGTCGCCGAAGGGGATAAGAGTATCGCCCTGGGCTTGACCTGGCAGCATCCATCGCGCACGCTAAATGATGATGAAATCAACCAGTTGGTGGATTCAATTGTTGAGCAGGTGCAGCATGGGTTTAACGCCGTGTTGCGTGGTTAA
- the pheS gene encoding phenylalanine--tRNA ligase subunit alpha, with the protein MDHLPTLVSDARSAIQAASSVAALEELRVHYLGKKGQVTALLKGLGKLSAEERPAAGERINQAKKALADDLEQKRNQLETAALEARLAAEEIDVTLPGRGQPQGGLHPVTRTLERIEALFTRIGFDVAVGPEIEDDYHNFEALNIPAHHPARGMADTFYFDATRLLRTHTSPVQVRTMKASEPPIRIVCPGRVYRSDSDLTHTPMFHQVEGLLVDEGISFADLKGTIEDFLHGFFEREDLSVRFRPSYFPFTEPSAEVDIQCVICSGEGCRVCSHSGWLEVMGCGMVHPEVFKHSEIDAERFSGFAFGMGAERLAMLRYGVNDLRLFFDNDLRFLRQFA; encoded by the coding sequence ATGGATCACCTTCCTACTCTGGTCTCTGACGCACGCTCTGCCATCCAGGCAGCATCAAGCGTCGCGGCGCTAGAAGAATTACGTGTCCACTATCTGGGCAAAAAGGGCCAGGTCACGGCCTTGCTTAAAGGGCTGGGTAAGCTTTCAGCCGAGGAACGCCCGGCGGCCGGTGAGCGCATCAATCAAGCCAAAAAGGCGCTTGCCGACGATCTTGAGCAAAAGCGTAACCAGTTGGAAACGGCGGCGCTTGAAGCACGGCTGGCGGCGGAAGAAATTGACGTAACGCTACCCGGGCGAGGCCAGCCCCAGGGCGGCCTTCACCCGGTAACACGCACGCTGGAACGCATCGAAGCGCTGTTTACCCGCATCGGTTTTGACGTTGCCGTAGGGCCCGAAATTGAAGACGACTATCATAATTTCGAGGCGCTCAATATTCCCGCGCACCATCCAGCGCGCGGCATGGCGGATACCTTTTACTTTGACGCCACGCGGCTGTTACGTACGCATACCTCGCCGGTGCAGGTGCGCACCATGAAGGCCAGCGAACCGCCGATTCGTATCGTTTGCCCCGGGCGGGTGTATCGTAGCGACTCGGACTTGACCCATACGCCGATGTTTCATCAGGTAGAAGGGTTGCTGGTTGACGAAGGCATCAGCTTTGCCGATCTGAAGGGCACCATTGAAGATTTTCTCCACGGCTTTTTTGAACGCGAAGATTTGTCGGTGCGTTTTCGCCCCTCTTACTTTCCGTTTACCGAGCCGTCGGCAGAAGTCGATATCCAATGCGTGATATGCAGCGGTGAAGGTTGCCGCGTGTGCTCTCACAGCGGCTGGCTTGAAGTGATGGGCTGCGGCATGGTGCACCCCGAGGTATTCAAGCACTCGGAAATTGACGCTGAGCGCTTCAGCGGTTTCGCTTTCGGCATGGGGGCAGAGCGTTTGGCCATGTTGCGTTACGGCGTTAACGATCTGCGCCTGTTTTTCGATAACGACCTGCGCTTTTTGCGCCAGTTTGCCTAA
- the rplT gene encoding 50S ribosomal protein L20, which translates to MTRVKRGVVARRRHKKVLKQAKGYYGARSRVFRVAKQAVIKAGQYAYRDRRNRKRQFRALWIQRINAGARQQGLSYSRFVGGLKKAGIEIDRKVLADLAVHEKAAFAAIVEKAKAAH; encoded by the coding sequence ATGACTCGTGTTAAGCGTGGCGTAGTTGCCCGTCGTCGCCATAAAAAAGTGTTGAAGCAGGCCAAAGGGTATTACGGTGCCCGGTCGCGTGTTTTCCGCGTTGCCAAGCAGGCCGTTATCAAGGCCGGTCAGTACGCGTATCGTGACCGCCGTAACCGCAAGCGCCAGTTCCGCGCGCTGTGGATTCAGCGGATCAACGCCGGTGCACGTCAGCAAGGGCTGTCGTACAGCCGTTTTGTTGGTGGTCTGAAGAAAGCCGGTATCGAAATTGATCGTAAGGTACTGGCTGACTTGGCTGTTCACGAGAAAGCGGCGTTTGCTGCCATCGTGGAAAAAGCCAAGGCTGCCCACTAA